A segment of the Zingiber officinale cultivar Zhangliang chromosome 8B, Zo_v1.1, whole genome shotgun sequence genome:
CTGTTCATCAATATAGTATTGTATAATATGATAATTTTAAGAGTTAGGTTTAGATATTCAACAACTTCTATACTATGGTTCAGTAATTTACCAAGAAAGAGAGGATCACTGTGAAGAATAGAATTTCTGAATATGGATAATGGATCGCTTGTGCTTCATGGACTGAACATCTTCAGACACAAGTTTTCTGATTGTGATAAAGATCACAAAGCTTCATTATTAGGTTTGCTGAAAGACATTGTTTTAATGAACTTGTAAGCTCAAGAAACAAAATAATTGtacaaacttatttaaaaaccatAAACCTTGAAATCCTAAATctttgaagttttaaaaaaaaaactatattaaaCACAAACCTCAGCAATCCCATCTTTGGCCTCTCGACTCTCTCCTGAGTCACACTGAAACCTCCCGAGTCAATTAGCTACTTAGCTCTATCTTCCAAGTCAGGCTTTCGATCCTCTGAGTCACTCAATAACTCAGCTTCCCAATATTCTAACTCTGACTCCTCAAGTCACTCGGTCGCTCAATCTTCTGACCTTTTGATTCGACTTTTGAGTCGTTCGATGACTCAACCTCCCGACTTCTTGACTCAGCTTCTCGAGTTATAGAAATCTCGACTCTGTCTCCTAACTCGGACACCAGAGTCATCCAACAGCTTAGTCTCCTAAGCACTCCAGATTTGACGACTTGGCTCAGTTCCTTGGCAGTCCTACACTCAATTATGTCTTTTATACATTGATATTGTTTGAAAGTGGAGAAGACGATAAACTAAAAATATGCTAGAAGTTTGACTAGGCAAAGACTCTACGTGATCTTGCAACACAAAAGCGTCAGTGCGGAGTCTGAAAGGAGTtctcggcgttggccctccgacgctcaagtcaatttcTGATGATGTGGAGAATAGTAAAAATATTGTAGCAAAGAGTGTGTAGAGTAACCAAGTCATATCTCCACCTGTAGATGGAAATCTCCTTTTATAGTGCTACTGTAGTGTCTACGCACGTATCTCAAAAGCGTGCACATGTTTTCCTTAGTGTCctatgaaaagacaagtcaaaaagtgtccTTGACACCTTTCCTTAAGCGAGCATTATATCTCTAATAGAACAGGCTGGAAACTTCCAAAGTACGATTTGCCTACAAAGCATGCTCTGCTATCAGCGGCACAAACCTCAAAAAGAGTATGAGGAAATACACGAGTGGGTTCGGCTATAGGTTGATCGATGTCCGCTTGATCGGGACACCTCTGCTCAGTCATGCTGAACAACACAATCTTCCTTCACTCATCTTTTATGTAGTAAGAGGGTTGCATCTCTCCCGAACAGACACGACGCTTGCTCAGCCAGGATGATGGTTGAGGGATGTGATGTCCATTTGTCTCTTAACTTTATGTTGATCGTCCGTCCAGCAATAACTGGCCTGTTAGGCCGATCTATGGCCAGCGTCTCCTTGCCTTCCTTGATACTGATCTCCACATCAGCCGGTCTTCCTTGCTTTGACCTATTTTTAGTGGGACCCTTCTTCATCACCGTATCATAAGTCTTTCCCTCAAGTCcggtcgaaggaggctgcaaatcTGATTGATTGGACAGTTAATATGCTCTAGAACTTTTTTTTCCCGCCTGAGTGTACTAGGAGTCGTCGCTTCACTATAATGCTTATTGGTACCAGGGTTTATACTCATCTCATAGTTATGATGTTCCTTGCACAAGAGTTTATAGCCGTCACTCGACTGTAATCAGAGACGGATTTATTCCAGGGCTATACTGGGCTATAGCCCAGCCCTATCAGCCccaaaaaaaaatagttataatataatatttgattttGACTTGCTCAGCCGCTCCCATCTCCAACACACGCGGCGTGCTTCGTCCGACAACCGACGACACAGTGAAGGCGCACCACGGCATCGGCACCGTCTAACATCGGAACAACTCCACTGCATCGGTACTACCACACCGGCACTCGCACGCAGCATATGAGCATCCAGACTCTTGACACAGGAGGACCGAGGACAGGTAACCCTAAATGACAAAATCCCTAAtattttcttctcctcctttctaCTGTATGTTTGCAATCGCCTCCGACTTCATTGTCGTGGCCACCATTAAACAGCGAGAGCATGTTGTGGTTTGCTGCCGACTTCGCTGTCAAAGCATCGCACATTCTAATGGCGTTGGTCGCGTTGCCGACTTGCCGTGTTGGTTTTGCCATTTTGCTAAAGCCGGCTTCACCGCTTCTGTTTCATAGAAGTCATTAGAAGTCGTGTTGATTTAAAATTGGTGCCGTGTtgatttaaaatttgttttttttatggATTATCATTAGTCATTAGAAGTCAGATTGCTGTTTAATGGATTGTCATCACAAAAATCTTTGATGACTAACTAATCAACACGGCACCAATATTTAAATCTGATATtgtgatttgttttttttatggTCGTGGCTTGTTTTTTTTATGGATTTTCAAGCTCGGATTGCAAGGGCATCCAAGCTTGAAAATCTTTGATTAGTATGGTCTTATGGAGTTCTATTATGATTTATCATATGACCTTGAAATTTAAACGTCTTTCTAACAATTGATTTTATCAATATTTTCAATTGACTTTagctttcagtattttattttagaataagataataatttatattttatctcAAGTTATATAACTATTTCCCTTCCTAATTCATTATTCTTTAAGCCATTAGTAACCTATTACTTGTTTATTTAGGGATTTAATTTTAACTATTTCAAGATGGAACATCAATCTGCTACAAAGAAAGGAAAGACATTAATATCATCTTTCTTTAAAAAGAGAGATCGTGAAACTAGTGAAAGTACTTCAATTCCTGCTACAATGGAAAATCAATCTAGTGAAGGTCTTCTCATTCCTAGTGTCCAAATTTCTTCAATTTCTTCTCCTAGCAAAGACCATCAATCATCATCTGCTTGTATTGAACGAGATCCGGGAAAAAGAAAACCAATATGTGAATATCATGTTAATATACGAGATGAGATAAGACGTTCATATCTAAAGATGGGGCCTTATCAACCAGATATGTTGGAGTATCCGGCTACAAAATTTGGAAATCAAAATCGTCGGTTTCAGAAAAAATGGTTTCAGAAATTTCATTGGTTAGAGTATTCGCCTTCAACAAATAAGGCATATTGtttttattgttttctttttaTGAATGATATTAATTCATCTAATATCTCGGCACTAGTCAGTGAAGGATTTGACAATTGGAAAAGGGTAAACCAAGGAAAAACATGTGCATTTCTCGCCCATATTGGTTCTGCAGCTTCTTCGCCTCATACTATGTCTGAGAGAAGGGCAGAAAATTTGATGAGACCCTCTCAACATATTGATAATGTGATGTATGTTCAAgctaaagaagaaaaggagaaaaatcGTTTACGTTTGAAGACCTCAATTGTCACTATTCGATGGCTAGCACTTCAAGGTTGTGCCTTTAGAGGTAATGATGAATCTCTATCTTCATCTAATCGTGGGGATTTCCTTGAATTGGTGAAGGCTTTTGCAAAAATGAGTACGGAAATTAATGAAGTTGTACTTGAGAATGCTCCAAAAAATGCCCAATATATTGCTCCAGAAATTCAGAAAGATATTTTATATATTATGGCCAATAGAGTACGACAGATGGTTCGTGAAGAAGTTGGAGATAAATTCTTCTATATTCTTGTTGATGAAGCACGAGATATATCTAAACGGGAGCAAATGGCCATTATCTTGAGGTTTGTGAACAATCATGGGATTTTGACAGAAAGATTTTTTGCTATCAAAAGTGTTAGTGATACTACCTCATTGAATTTGaaaaaagaaatatcaaatgttCTTGTTCATCATGATCTACAAGTTAAGAAACTCAGAggccaaggatatgatggtgctagCAATATGCGTGGCGCGTGGAATGGACTCCAGGCATTATTTCTCAGAGATTGTCCTTATGCATACtatgttcattgttttgctcatcgACTACAATTAACATTGGTCTCTGCCGCTAAGGATGTCAGTGTTATTTGGGAATTCTTTTCTCATTTGGATAATATTGTCAATATTGTTACTTCTTCTACTAAGCGCATTACTGAGTTACATACTGCACAAAGAAATGAAATTGAACATATGTTGGCAATCGGAGAACGTGATTCTGGAAGTGGGGCCAATCAGATTGGTAATTTGCAGCGGGCAGGAGCTACTCGTTGGAGTTCTCACTATGACTTAGTAAAAAGCTTGATAGGTATGTACGCTGCAACTTGCAAAGTTTTTGAAGTTCTTAGAGACTATTCTCCAAATGGAAGAGCTAAGGCTGAAGTTCGGGGAATTTACAGAAACATGGCAAGCTTTGAATTTGTGTTCATTTTGCACTTGATGCATAAAATTATGAGAACAACAGATACTCTTTGTCAAATTCTTCAAAGAAAATCTCAAGACATTTTGACTGCTATTACATTTGTCTCTACTACCAAAaccatcattcaagaacttagAGAATGCGGGTGGGAAGAATTTCTTCATGAAGTGAAAGTTTTTTGTTCgagaaatgatattgatgtgccTGACCTTGATTGCCTATGTAAGATTGGTCGTTCTCGGAGTTAAATACTCGGTTCAATGAGTCATCAGTGGAACTTCTTTCTCTTAGTACAGCTTTAGATCCAAAAAATTCATTTGATTCAATTAACAGTGATGATATTTGCAAACTTGCAAAGAAGTTTTATCCTGAAGATTTCACAAATCAAGACATCGTTGCTTTGGAATATGAATTGGTACATTATAAACTTGATGTGATGCAAAATTTGAAGGCTTCTACACTTGTTGAGTTGTGTCAACAATTGACTGAGAGTGGGCGGTCAAAGGTTTACATTATGTTAACTAGATTGATTCATCTCGTTTTGACATTACCTGTTTCTACTGCCACTACTGAGCGAGCCTTTTCAGCAATGAAGCATGTGAAGACGGCACTTCGCAATAAAATGGAGGATGATTTTCTTGAAGATTGTTTGACACTCTATATTGAACGAGATTTAGCTAAAGATATAGATATCGATTCTATTATAGATGAATTTTATGTTTCAAAATCTCGTAGGGCACAACTTTGTTGAACAATATAATGTAAtaactttttttttgttatatatctatataatttattatatatttttaataataatatataatttattatattaagttcAAGCCCCCCCAACTCTAATTCCTGGATCCGTCCCTGACTATAATATTTACTGCACTAGAGTTTATAGCCGCTACTTGACTATATATGGCCAACACTTAGCCGTTTTTTAACTTTCTTCTGATCTCTGCTTCGACCGCTCAACCCATGTAATGTCTTTTAATTGTCGCTGACATCATCATGACTATTCGATGACCGTTCAAATCCCTAGCCATTAATGCCGCCAGTAACTAAATACCACGTGTCACTTTCCCCCCTACCACTGTATGTGTGATGTGACAAACGACTATTTGGCTTCGATACAACATCGCCTCTTTTACTTCAATGATCCCGATGAAGCCTCATTTTCCAAAGCCTTGGATCGGATGGCTCAAGTCGATCGTACATAGGGTTTTTAAACCCTTAACTTTTTTCCTTTGCCCTATTGCATTCTTCATCCTTATCTCCATTATCTCCCTGCTATCTTTTCTCTGCTCGTCGCCGGTGATCTTTTTCTCTCTAGTAAGtttcttctcttttctccctttCGACCTTCAATTTCATGGTTGTCTCCCCTTCTCTACCCTGGCTATCCTCAGGCTATGGTACACCTCCATCGAGTCTAAATTCAATGGTGATGAGATCGACCAAATGAAATTGACCTATCATTTTCCCCACGGTTATTAAATCATCATTCGCTCTTCTTATGATCACCCTCATACGCCTCTTGATGGCTTTCTTCCCTTCTTCAAAGACCAGTTTTTACCAACCTATGCTTTCCCATCCATCCTTTTTTCTCTAAAATTTACACATACTTTTACATTCTCATGCATCAGTTAGTATCCAATTCCTTCAGACTACTATGCAGGGTTGTTGTATTATTCCGTCTGTACGAGATTTCTCTTGTGCCTCACATTTTTCACTACTTCTATTACCCGAAGATTTTCGAGCTGGGTACCCCTTCCTCTTCCAAGATTTAGTGGGAGTTGTATATTTTGACAAAATGCTTTCCTCAAATAAACACCAGAAAGAGTACTATTTCTATATTCATTTACCCCCTCGGTCAGTTTTTCTGACCGGCTGGTAGATCGAACTGTCGAAACCTCCCCCTCTTAGGAGGTATCGAAGCGTGTCTACCTACCTCAAAGTAGCTGCTAGTTTAGTTGGCCAAAAATACCATATACATAGACTGCATTTGGAAGGAGTCTTGTATGTATTCAAACTACGCCCTATCCGAACACGGTTGCTCATCCCTCTAGGTATGCCCTTTTTCTTCCCGTCATCTTTGaagctaactgatttctctttctttttacagATCGAATCATGAATCGAGCGTTGCTAAGTGGCATGTGTAGGCTCTCCGATGAATACATCAATGCCAAAGGAGTGGCCGCGATGGAGAGTTATGGCCTATTATTGGTCGAGCACTCTAATGAGCCGACTGGCAAAGCAGGGGGAAGCCGGACGACAGCTAGTAAGGTAGCCACTCACACTGGCGAGCTGCCACCCGAGCACCCATCCATGGTGCCAATCGTGGTCACGTCTAAGTCGGCTGCCTCTAGCAAGCCGCTGATCCAACGTCGCAAGCGGCATCAAGCGGAATCATCCTTTGGGTCGACAACTTCGACCCTGCAGACCTTTGTTCCAATAGCGATTCCACGTCGTTGCCCGAGCAAGGCGAAACCTCTTCCACCACGATTCATGATGAGAAGACTTGTGATACGGTGATGAAGAGGGACCCACTAATGATAGGTCAAAGCAAGAAAAATCGACTGACGTGGATGTCAAAGTCAAGGAAGGTAAGGAGACACTGGCCACAGATCGGCCAAACAGGCCAGTTATTGCCGAACAGATGGACAACATAAAGTTAAGAGACAAACACACATCACATCCCTCAACCATGATCTCAACTGAGTGGGCGTCATGTTTGTTTGGGAGAGATGCAACCCTCCAACTATGGAAAATATGAGTGAAGGAAGATTATGCTATTCAGCAtgaccgagcggaggtgtcccATCCGAGCAGACACTGATCGGCCTATAGTGGGACCCACTCATGTATTTCTAAGTACTCTTCTAGAGGTTTGTACTACTGACAGCAGAGCATGTTCCATAGACATATCGTACTTTGGAAGCTTTCAGCCTATCACATTAGAGATATACATGTCCGCTTAAGAAAAGGTGTCATATACACTTTTTAACTTGTCTTTTTATAGGACACTTAGGAACATGTATGCACGCTTTTAAATGCATGTGTAGACACTACAATGGCACTATAAAAGAGGATTCTCATCTATATGTCGAGGTATGTGCAACTTCGTTACTCTACACACTCTTTACTACAACATTTTTGCTAATCTCCACATCACCAAAAACTGATTTGAGCTTAGGAGGGTCaatgccgggaaccccttctcggcccaACACTGACGGTTTTGTGTTGCAGGACCATGTAAAGTCTTCACTCCATCAAACTTCCAGCCATATCCCCAGCTTACCATCTTCTTCGCTTTTGGACAGGATTATGCACCTTGACTCAACTCCCCCATCCTCTAATTCAAGCCCATTTTTAACATATCAAATAAgtctagaattttaaatttagcaTTTCATTTTTATAGTTTTATACCTATGGAGATTCTAACATTTTAAAACAAAGATGAttattgatcctgttcgaaagagAAAACAATGGTGAGCTGGGGATGTGGCTAGAAGGTTGACAGGGCGGAGACTCCTCATAATTCTGCAACACCAGAAGTGTTAGTGCTGGGCCGAAAAGGGTTTCAGTGTTGACCCTTCGATGCTCAAGCCAATTTCCGGTGATGTAGAAACAAGAAGAATGTTGTAGCTAAATTGTGTAGAAAATAAAGTTACGCATACCTCCGCTTGTAGATGGGAACCCCCCCTTTATAGCAACACTATAGTGTTTATACATGCATCTTAAAGCGTACACACATTTCCCCAAGTCTCctatgaaaagacaagtcaaaaagtatCACTGACACTTTTCCTTAAAAAAAGTatgcatatctctgatgtgacaggATGAAATCTTCCAAAGTACCATTTGCCTGCAGAATATGCTCCTTTGTCAGTGGTGCAAACCTCCAAAAGGATTCAAAGAGATACTTAGGTGAGTCCTGCTATAGGTCAATTAGTGTCCGCTCGGCTGTGTCCCTCGGATTTGCTGACTCGTGTCCTTCCTTGTTTCTCGACTATCATTGGTTACCTTTGTCCGATCAGTCGCATCTTTTGATCGCCGAAACAAGCTCATTGTGGATTGTCGTTTACCTTTTGACTTCGTCTGTCGACATTAGGCAAGCCGTTCGACACCCTTGCTTAGCCGATCGGGCTTCTCATTCGTCCGGTTGTCCAGCCTAGCCGGTCGGTCGACTGGGGCCTTTAACCATTTTTAACCTCGGCCTTCATGTCAGCCGATCTTCTTTGCTTTGACTTTCCTTTGGTGGGACCCCTCTTCATCACCGCATCATAaatcttcccttcaagtctagttgaaggaaaCTATAAGTCTGATTGACTAGACAGTTAGTGTGTTCTGGAACTCTTTCTTCCTGACCGAGTGTCCTTGGATTTTGAGCCGCCTCTCGGCTGTCGACGTTGTTGTCCTTtggctcaagggtttatagtcgtagTTTAACTGTAATTTTCGCTGCCTCAGGGTATATAGTCACTGTTTGACTGTGACATTCTTTGGGCTCAAGGGTTTAAAGTTTTCGCTCGGCTTTGATGTTCACTATACAAGAGTTTGTAACTGTCGCTCGGTGATATCATGGCCAACAGTTAGCCATTTTTTGACTTCCTTCTGATCCCTGCTCCGAACGCTTGATCAACATAGTGCCTTTTAATTGTCGCTGATACCACCATTATTTCTCGAAAGTCATTCAAATTTCTctccattaatgcaaaacacgctTGACCATGCCTTGTAATCATGCTTTCTGCTACCTCATTAATGCCACCTATAATTGAATACCATGTGTCGCTCACTCCTCTCTGCCGCATGTGTGATGCGACAGACGATTGTTCAGTTTTAATATAGAAGCGACTTTTCAAAATCAACAGCCCAAATCAAATCTCGTTTTCCAAAACCCATGATCGAATGGCTCAGGCCGATTGTCCACAAAACCCCTAATTTTTTTCTTTCACCCCATCATCTTCCTTGCGTTCATCTTCATCTTCCCTACTTCTCCGTCTACGGTCTTCGCCAACAATTTTCTTTGCAGTAAGCCTTTTCTCCTTCTTTTTGAATCCTTGATCTCCCTCCTTTTCTGTGCTTCACGGCTAAATCTCCTCATCCTCCCCCGGTCTCCCCTAGGCTCTAGTATACCTCTATTAAGTCCAAATTTAACGATGATGAGGCCGACCAGATTCAACTCACCTACCGCTTTCCTGACGGCAATCGAATTATCATCCCTTTTGCTTATGACCGCCCTTATATGCCTCTAGATGATTTTCTGCCCTTCTTTAATGACTAATTAATATGCCGGCCTTCGCTTTCCCATCCACTACTTTTTCTCAGAAGTTTGTATATACTTTCACATCTCCTTGCATCAATTAGTGTCTAATTCTTTTAGGTTACTATGCGGGATGGTCATATTATTCCGTCTGTATGGGATTTCCTTAGTATCTCGTGTGTTCCATTACTTTTACTATTCTAAGATATTTGAACCGGACACTTTTTTGTTTCAAGTCTGAGTGGGCGTCGTTTACTTCAATAAAATGTCCACCTCAAATAAGCATTGGATGGAGCATTACTTATTTGTTCGTTTCCCCAGCGAGCCTAACTTTCAACCGACTGGCAGATAGAATTAGTGAGGCCTCCATCGGTCGGTAGATATCGAGGCTGGTTGGATTACCTTCAAGTAGCAGTGAGTTTGGCTAGTCAGAAATATCACATACACATGTTGCTATTGAATGGATTCTTGTATGTGTTTGGGTTAAGCCCTATCCGAACAAAGTTGCCCATTCCCCTAGGTAAGTCATTTTTCTTCACGTaatctttatttttaattgaattttcttttctttttgtagatcgAATCATGAACTGTGCGTTGTTGAGCGGCAAGTGTAGGATCTCCGACGTGGACATCAACTCCAAGGGAGTGGCCAAGCTACAGAGTCACGACATGTTGCCGGTTGAGCATTCCGACGAGCCGACCGGTGAGGCAAGAGAAAGCCAGGTAGCGGCTAGCAAAGCAAGTGGCAGCAAGGCGGCGGTTAGCGAGATAGTCGCTCATACTGGCGAGCTACTGCCCGAGCACCCATCTATGGTGCTAGTCGCAGTCCCATTTGAGTCGGCTACTTTGGGCGAGCCACTGATCCAAAGCCCGCAAGCAGCACTGAGCTGAGTCTTCTTCTCGCTTGGCGACCTCGGCTTTCCAGGCCCCCACTCTGGTAATGACCCTTCAACCTCCATCCAAACCGGGCGAAACATCTTCCTCCGTGATTCCTGAGGGCGACACCACCCTGCCAACTCCCCTATCCTCGGACCGCACCCCTTCAATGTCCGCATTGCCAGCCGAGACAACGCTCGCTCAACCAATTGCCTACCTTCCTCCTCCGATGGCCAACGTCGAAGCCCCCATCTCCATCATTCGCTCCTCCTCGATGTTGAAGTCCAAGGACCCGACCACCTTAAAGCCCTCTGATCTGAACGACCATAGGCATATCAAGGCTATCCTTCACCTACCGATCTACGAGTGGCACTGCTCAAATGATGTTGAACCACGCTTTCCCTAGCATCAAATTACTATCCAAGGTCCCCTAGCGCAAGTTTAGGCAGACGCTAGGGCCTGAGTAGCGACCATCTTGCGTGGGGAGCTTGCCGACGATTTCAACCAGAAATCATCTGGGGTAAATTTTATTGAagtcatttcttttctttccttgctcGGCACTGACTAGCTTCATTTGACTTGTAGTTTTGGGTGCAGAGTCTGACTATGTGCCAGCAGCTAACCTTTTTCGAGCATGAGAACTAGTAAATGCGAGTGGCGGGTGGGCAGGTAGTCAGACAAATCATAGGCTCAGGTCGAGCAATTGACTATCGAGGTCGTCCAGTTGAAAAATGACTTGGGCACAAGCTCTGAATAGCTGCTTGGGTCTGAGCGAGCCCTCATTGTGGAGAAGAATAAGAACCACGACCAAGCTCTATAGCTCGATTGGCTGACCAAGCAGGCTCACCACTTTAAGTCAAAGATAAACTCTGCCAACACTAGAAAACTCTGAGTCATTGAAGATCTAGATATCAAGAACAAGAAGGCTCGAGTCCTAGCACAATAACTAAAAGAGGTAGAGGAATCTTTAGCGGTCGAGCAGGTCAGTCAAATGACTGAGTAGGCAGCAAGTGAGCTCCAGCTTGGGGAGCAAAAGAGAATAATTTATGAGCAAGCTACCGAGCTGTCTGCGCTTAAGGCTGGGCTGGAGGCATCCTAAGTAGAATTTAAGAATTTTAAGAAGGAGGAACCTGATCGGCTGGAATCATTCGGAGTGAATTACCTTCGCCCAACTTCAACGACATGTTCAACAACTGGACCCTTCGCCTCTTTGACTATGGTATCAACGGGATCTTCCAACAATTAAAGGACAGTGGCTACATCTCTCCTGATCTTTCAAGCAAAATCATCAACAGGGAGAAAATCTCAGAGTCGCTCTCGGATGACGTGCTCGACTACCTAGCGTAGTCTTTTCTTTAAGTTTTTCAACCTTTTCTTGTACCGTCAAGCAAGCCtttgttggtgcagaaagcatccgacgatcaaaccgttgttttgataatggcaaaagaattcagagttaagcttatttgtgatctaacagtttgattgagtgtttcaggaaagacctagctgcggttaggcaggttgaaaaccttaggggatggtaaccctaggtcatagggggcggtaaccctatgcggaaagtcttggtgggtcgagtgcttcaggaaaaaatcctagggggtggtaaccctaggtggaaagtcctggtgtcgcgaaccaggtggaagactggacggatcgggaagcgggcgtccagcagaaagtccggaggcatcgagcgccaagcaaaagtccagtcgatctggaggatcacactggcaacaggtaaatctcctgagtggagtaggtgaggacgcgttcctcgtagagggaacagtaggcgtcgggtcgacctagggtttccggtcagaaatccgaagt
Coding sequences within it:
- the LOC122013874 gene encoding zinc finger MYM-type protein 1-like, encoding MEHQSATKKGKTLISSFFKKRDRETSESTSIPATMENQSSEGLLIPSVQISSISSPSKDHQSSSACIERDPGKRKPICEYHVNIRDEIRRSYLKMGPYQPDMLEYPATKFGNQNRRFQKKWFQKFHWLEYSPSTNKAYCFYCFLFMNDINSSNISALVSEGFDNWKRVNQGKTCAFLAHIGSAASSPHTMSERRAENLMRPSQHIDNVMYVQAKEEKEKNRLRLKTSIVTIRWLALQGCAFRGNDESLSSSNRGDFLELVKAFAKMSTEINEVVLENAPKNAQYIAPEIQKDILYIMANRVRQMVREEVGDKFFYILVDEARDISKREQMAIILRFVNNHGILTERFFAIKSVSDTTSLNLKKEISNVLVHHDLQVKKLRGQGYDGASNMRGAWNGLQALFLRDCPYAYYVHCFAHRLQLTLVSAAKDVSVIWEFFSHLDNIVNIVTSSTKRITELHTAQRNEIEHMLAIGERDSGSGANQIGNLQRAGATRWSSHYDLVKSLIGMYAATCKVFEVLRDYSPNGRAKAEVRGIYRNMASFEFVFILHLMHKIMRTTDTLCQILQRKSQDILTAITFVSTTKTIIQELRECGWEEFLHEVKVFCSRNDIDVPDLDCLSLDPKNSFDSINSDDICKLAKKFYPEDFTNQDIVALEYELVHYKLDVMQNLKASTLVELCQQLTESGRSKVYIMLTRLIHLVLTLPVSTATTERAFSAMKHVKTALRNKMEDDFLEDYRIMNRALLSGMCRLSDEYINAKGVAAMESYGLLLVEHSNEPTGKAGGSRTTANRIMNCALLSGKCRISDVDINSKGVAKLQSHDMLPVEHSDEPTGEARESQVAASKASGSKAAVSEIVAHTGELLPEHPSMVLVAVPFESATLGEPLIQSPQAALS